A genomic segment from Desmospora profundinema encodes:
- a CDS encoding DUF4395 domain-containing protein: MTNGIPLPLVRVNQWFQVGSVLLALGLNQVWILAIPLLVGIASLVFRKNPLFLLARPLLKKPAADYPLEDPAQQRFNQGIAVSCLTLSLAGFSLGWPVLGYTFAVLVAVAALIAILGFCVGCFIRMQILRWKHNRNQTT, encoded by the coding sequence ATGACGAACGGAATTCCTTTGCCCCTCGTCCGAGTGAACCAATGGTTCCAAGTCGGTTCCGTCCTGCTCGCCCTGGGGCTGAACCAGGTATGGATCCTGGCGATCCCTCTCCTGGTTGGAATCGCAAGCTTGGTGTTTAGAAAAAACCCTCTATTCCTTCTGGCCCGCCCGTTGTTGAAAAAGCCGGCTGCCGATTATCCGCTGGAAGATCCCGCCCAGCAACGCTTCAACCAGGGGATCGCCGTCAGCTGCCTCACACTGAGTCTGGCCGGCTTCAGCCTGGGCTGGCCGGTGCTTGGTTACACCTTCGCCGTTCTGGTGGCGGTCGCCGCATTGATCGCCATCCTGGGTTTTTGTGTCGGCTGCTTTATCCGGATGCAGATCCTCCGCTGGAAACACAACCGAAACCAAACGACTTAA
- a CDS encoding Ger(x)C family spore germination protein: MRFHKGLVVAMIITLLPGCWDAREIEDRTAVVATAIDTHPEGYEVTVQIPIPMKIVGGGEGGGDGGQEAVEILSGEGSTVSDALDEIQAKSNQDVFFGNNRLILIGEEMAKKGIGQMLDSLRRNPEIRRRQWPVVVKGKAKDTLGVNTKLEQVPMEFILSMLENGIRDGLFVREGLNDLFEDLSNPAKEPVVNYITVVKDDILWSGVAVFRGDRMVGKFDRKVSRAVIHIGYGDMGEPTDASCIKVPGEIVFAPKELKRRVKILEDGEKLRIRVQIDMRGDITERTCQIDLSSDDNLAVLEKSVERVYERRARHTIRRAQAVGSDIFNFGDIIRARHPGRWRAMDWEKEFPDVEVDVNYKVTIRRFGTEAR; this comes from the coding sequence ATGCGCTTTCATAAAGGGCTGGTAGTGGCGATGATCATCACCTTATTGCCCGGGTGCTGGGATGCGCGGGAGATCGAGGATCGCACTGCGGTGGTGGCGACCGCCATTGATACCCACCCGGAAGGGTATGAAGTAACCGTCCAAATTCCCATTCCGATGAAGATCGTCGGAGGTGGGGAAGGCGGCGGCGATGGGGGACAGGAAGCAGTGGAGATCTTGTCCGGCGAGGGCAGTACGGTTTCAGATGCGTTGGATGAAATCCAAGCGAAAAGCAACCAAGACGTATTCTTCGGGAACAACCGCTTAATTCTCATCGGAGAGGAAATGGCGAAAAAAGGGATTGGGCAGATGTTGGACTCGCTTCGGCGAAATCCGGAAATTCGGCGGCGTCAATGGCCGGTGGTGGTGAAAGGCAAGGCAAAGGATACGCTCGGAGTGAACACCAAATTGGAACAGGTTCCGATGGAGTTTATCCTTAGTATGTTGGAAAATGGCATTCGGGACGGGTTGTTTGTAAGGGAGGGATTAAATGATTTGTTTGAAGATCTCTCTAACCCGGCGAAAGAACCGGTGGTCAATTATATCACAGTGGTCAAAGACGATATATTGTGGTCGGGTGTGGCGGTGTTTCGGGGAGACCGGATGGTGGGAAAATTTGACCGGAAGGTGAGTCGGGCGGTGATCCATATCGGATACGGTGACATGGGCGAACCGACCGACGCCAGCTGCATCAAGGTCCCGGGGGAAATCGTGTTTGCTCCCAAAGAGTTGAAACGCCGGGTGAAAATTCTAGAAGACGGCGAAAAGCTTCGAATACGGGTACAAATCGATATGAGGGGCGATATAACGGAACGGACCTGTCAAATAGACCTCAGTTCTGATGATAATCTGGCGGTGCTGGAGAAATCGGTGGAGCGGGTGTATGAACGGAGGGCCCGGCACACCATTCGGAGGGCACAGGCGGTGGGTTCAGACATCTTCAATTTCGGCGATATCATTCGGGCCCGTCATCCCGGTCGATGGAGAGCGATGGATTGGGAAAAGGAGTTTCCCGATGTGGAGGTGGATGTAAACTATAAGGTAACAATCCGTCGTTTTGGCACTGAGGCCCGATAA
- the fmt gene encoding methionyl-tRNA formyltransferase, with product MEHQTRIVFMGTPDFAVPSLRALVTKGYRVVGVVTQPDRPRGRKRILTPPPVKVAAKEWDLPVFQPERVRSPEALDELLAWEPDLIVTAAYGQILPRKLLETPRHGCINVHASLLPRYRGGAPIHHALIQGEKETGVTIMYMVEALDAGDMLAQESIPIEADDDVASLHDKLSRIGADLLLQTLPPLLRGEITPVPQDPDAVTFAPNIRRQDERIDWNLPAPRLADQVRGLRPWPVAFTTWEGKPLKIWRARAEERNHREQPGTVLCADASGVIVAAGEGVLVITELQPAGKKPMSVESFVRGRNLDIGQRLGDG from the coding sequence ATGGAACACCAGACCCGAATCGTATTCATGGGCACCCCGGATTTCGCGGTGCCTTCTCTGCGCGCGTTGGTGACAAAAGGCTACCGTGTCGTCGGTGTGGTCACCCAACCGGATCGGCCCCGGGGGCGCAAACGGATTCTCACTCCGCCGCCGGTGAAAGTGGCGGCGAAGGAGTGGGATTTGCCCGTGTTTCAGCCGGAGCGGGTGCGGAGCCCGGAAGCGTTGGACGAGCTGCTCGCTTGGGAACCGGACTTAATCGTAACCGCCGCTTACGGTCAAATTCTTCCTCGAAAGCTGCTGGAGACTCCCCGCCATGGCTGCATCAATGTACATGCTTCTCTGCTGCCCCGTTACCGGGGAGGGGCTCCGATCCACCACGCGCTCATCCAGGGGGAGAAAGAGACGGGGGTTACCATTATGTACATGGTGGAAGCGCTGGACGCAGGAGACATGTTAGCCCAAGAATCGATTCCCATTGAAGCGGATGACGATGTGGCCTCTCTTCATGATAAATTGTCCCGGATTGGAGCCGATTTGCTGCTTCAGACGCTGCCGCCGTTGTTACGGGGAGAGATTACTCCCGTTCCGCAGGATCCCGATGCCGTCACCTTCGCCCCCAATATCCGGCGGCAGGATGAGCGGATCGATTGGAACCTTCCCGCCCCCCGTTTGGCTGATCAAGTGAGGGGTCTGCGCCCGTGGCCCGTCGCCTTTACCACCTGGGAAGGAAAGCCTCTCAAGATCTGGCGTGCCCGTGCGGAAGAGAGAAACCATCGGGAACAGCCCGGCACGGTCCTGTGCGCTGATGCGTCGGGTGTGATTGTGGCCGCTGGGGAAGGGGTGCTCGTCATCACGGAGTTGCAACCGGCAGGGAAAAAGCCGATGTCTGTGGAATCGTTTGTACGCGGACGCAATCTGGATATCGGTCAACGTCTGGGGGATGGATAA
- a CDS encoding GAF domain-containing protein — MLVFGALLAGIILWRAKNGDSVSFLGLNLQSNSKLQKLEKEIHQLKEEGKQKNYVITSLNTLASEISRSLILQEPEFEDQRRRIYNYLLSCVVAVFAGNKGNNPKVCIFVDAGDGMLKVHEAAAHSPNGMRKLRLSIADSAAGYTYQTGEIFFSGEIHTPGSRFKAHPKAQSTYHSLICAPVKSGDAVLGVLSVTGDEERSYTDDEKMYLASFANVLAPLLQLELKRQVQPS; from the coding sequence TTGCTGGTTTTTGGCGCGCTTCTGGCCGGCATTATCCTGTGGCGGGCCAAAAACGGGGATTCGGTTTCCTTTTTAGGATTGAATCTGCAATCCAACAGCAAACTCCAAAAACTGGAGAAAGAGATTCATCAGTTGAAAGAAGAGGGAAAACAGAAAAACTACGTGATCACTTCCTTGAATACATTGGCTTCGGAGATCTCCCGGTCGCTCATTCTACAGGAACCGGAGTTTGAAGATCAGCGCCGCCGCATCTATAATTATCTCCTATCCTGCGTCGTTGCTGTTTTTGCCGGAAACAAAGGCAACAACCCAAAGGTGTGTATTTTCGTCGATGCCGGCGACGGTATGTTGAAAGTACATGAAGCGGCGGCCCACAGTCCCAATGGCATGCGGAAACTGCGGCTTTCCATCGCCGATTCCGCTGCGGGCTACACCTACCAGACGGGAGAGATCTTTTTTTCCGGTGAAATTCATACCCCTGGAAGCCGCTTCAAAGCTCATCCCAAGGCCCAGTCCACCTACCATTCCCTCATCTGCGCTCCGGTTAAATCCGGGGACGCGGTTCTGGGTGTTCTGAGTGTGACAGGCGATGAAGAGCGCTCCTATACCGATGATGAAAAAATGTATCTCGCTTCCTTCGCCAACGTGTTGGCTCCACTTTTGCAGCTGGAATTGAAGCGGCAGGTACAACCATCATAA
- a CDS encoding GerAB/ArcD/ProY family transporter produces the protein MSEAKQDVRHEGRRTITPYQSHCLVVTTVVGVGILSFQRGVVEDVGPDAVWTILIGGLIVLGEVALLTMVMQRFSEGHLVGAIRELAGNERSRWFTTLMAAPFVLLVATFWFSATSYVTRTFGEVLISAVLPWTPLEVLMPVILGVAAVVASHRLDLVARFSELLMPLLYLPMPLFVVGWIQEGKWNNFLPLFEVNWPQVFHGVLGSFLAYSGISVLLAFMGYYRYPHRAMSAHLSGVGVVVFFYWLTVAASVAVFGMYEIRNLMWPTLDLITVTAVPGMILERLESAFLAIWMVAVFTTLINLYGALVDAIMNWFQMKEKRRPYVSWFLFPFIFMTAYLPPNLPVVFRWGDWSGWYEPVVIVIILLFLFLLSVFRGKESERGQADALS, from the coding sequence ATGAGTGAAGCCAAACAGGATGTACGCCATGAGGGCAGAAGAACAATCACTCCCTATCAGAGCCATTGCTTGGTGGTGACCACGGTGGTGGGAGTGGGCATCCTGTCATTTCAGAGGGGGGTGGTGGAGGATGTAGGCCCGGATGCGGTCTGGACCATCCTGATCGGCGGGTTAATTGTGCTCGGGGAAGTGGCTCTCCTTACCATGGTGATGCAGCGGTTTTCAGAAGGACATCTGGTGGGAGCGATCCGGGAGTTGGCCGGGAACGAGAGAAGTCGATGGTTTACCACCCTGATGGCGGCGCCGTTTGTGTTGCTGGTGGCAACGTTTTGGTTTTCCGCCACTTCCTATGTCACCCGGACATTCGGTGAAGTGTTGATCAGCGCGGTGCTGCCCTGGACACCGCTGGAGGTGCTGATGCCGGTGATCCTGGGGGTGGCTGCCGTCGTGGCCTCCCATCGGTTGGATTTGGTGGCCCGGTTTAGTGAATTGCTGATGCCGCTGTTGTATCTGCCCATGCCCCTGTTTGTCGTCGGGTGGATACAAGAGGGGAAGTGGAACAACTTCCTCCCGTTGTTTGAAGTGAATTGGCCGCAGGTTTTCCACGGTGTGCTCGGCTCTTTTTTGGCATACTCCGGCATCAGTGTATTGTTGGCGTTTATGGGTTACTACCGGTATCCTCATCGGGCGATGTCCGCTCATTTATCCGGGGTGGGGGTCGTGGTGTTTTTTTACTGGTTAACGGTGGCTGCATCGGTGGCGGTGTTCGGAATGTACGAAATCCGAAACCTGATGTGGCCGACACTGGACCTGATCACGGTGACGGCGGTTCCGGGGATGATCCTGGAACGATTGGAATCGGCGTTTTTGGCCATCTGGATGGTGGCGGTTTTCACCACGCTGATCAATCTGTACGGCGCGCTGGTGGATGCGATTATGAACTGGTTTCAAATGAAAGAAAAAAGGCGTCCCTATGTTTCTTGGTTTCTTTTCCCGTTTATTTTTATGACCGCTTACCTGCCGCCCAACCTGCCGGTAGTTTTTCGATGGGGAGATTGGTCCGGGTGGTATGAACCGGTGGTCATTGTGATCATTTTACTTTTCCTGTTTCTGCTGTCCGTGTTTCGTGGAAAGGAGAGCGAAAGGGGGCAGGCTGATGCGCTTTCATAA
- the rsmB gene encoding 16S rRNA (cytosine(967)-C(5))-methyltransferase RsmB translates to MAQERTARETALEILLAVEERGAFSNLALHEHLDRSGLDIRDRGLVTELVYGTIQRQYTLDWILGRLVKKGPDSLERWVHQLLRLGLYQLRYLDKIPSRAAVHETVRIANLRGHRGISGLINGVLRSYVRREREFNLKPDGSVRSLALVHSFPEWMVKRLIDSYGPGTAADILASLNRRPHVSLRVNPLQADPARVANALTQSFPGAEVVPSEVVAQAFTVRGAGNPALHPGFARGWYTIQDESSMLVAEAVDPQPGQRVLDGCAAPGGKTTHMAERMGDEGFLLACDVHPHKVGLIEENVRRLSLSIVQAREADLRSLPEEGEDASFDCVLLDAPCSGWGVIRRKPEIKWAREAEAVEELSRLQRELLHAAARMVKPGGILVYSTCTMEPRENEEQVDAFLGNHPDFTADPTLLERFSAKVRDQALHRGAGIQILPHHFESDGFFIARMVKKG, encoded by the coding sequence ATGGCACAAGAGCGTACGGCACGGGAGACGGCCCTGGAAATTTTATTAGCGGTGGAGGAGCGGGGGGCTTTCAGCAACCTGGCTCTGCACGAACACTTGGACCGAAGCGGTTTGGATATCCGGGACAGGGGCTTGGTGACAGAACTGGTCTACGGCACGATTCAGCGGCAATATACGCTGGATTGGATCTTGGGCCGATTGGTCAAAAAAGGACCCGACTCCCTGGAGCGGTGGGTGCACCAGCTGCTGCGCCTGGGATTGTACCAGCTGCGTTACCTGGATAAGATCCCGTCCCGCGCGGCTGTCCATGAAACGGTACGCATTGCCAACCTCCGGGGGCACCGGGGAATTTCAGGATTGATCAACGGCGTGTTGCGATCCTATGTGCGACGGGAACGGGAATTCAACCTGAAGCCGGACGGATCGGTCCGATCACTGGCTCTTGTTCACTCCTTTCCCGAGTGGATGGTAAAACGACTGATCGACAGCTACGGGCCGGGAACAGCGGCCGACATCTTGGCATCCCTCAACCGCCGTCCCCACGTATCGCTCCGGGTCAACCCGCTCCAAGCGGATCCGGCCCGGGTGGCAAATGCGCTAACACAATCGTTTCCGGGGGCTGAAGTGGTCCCGTCGGAAGTGGTCGCCCAAGCATTCACCGTGCGAGGTGCTGGAAATCCGGCGCTCCATCCCGGTTTTGCTAGAGGGTGGTATACCATCCAAGATGAAAGTTCGATGTTGGTGGCAGAAGCGGTGGATCCGCAACCCGGTCAGCGGGTGCTGGACGGCTGTGCCGCCCCGGGGGGGAAAACCACCCACATGGCGGAGCGGATGGGCGATGAAGGATTTCTTCTTGCCTGTGACGTCCATCCCCATAAGGTGGGCTTGATCGAGGAAAATGTCCGCCGCCTGAGCCTGTCTATCGTCCAAGCACGGGAAGCCGATTTGCGCAGCCTGCCGGAGGAGGGGGAGGACGCCTCCTTTGACTGTGTGCTGCTGGATGCTCCCTGTTCCGGATGGGGAGTAATCCGGCGTAAACCGGAGATCAAGTGGGCTCGGGAGGCGGAAGCGGTGGAAGAGTTATCACGGCTCCAGCGGGAGTTGTTGCATGCCGCCGCCCGGATGGTAAAGCCCGGTGGGATCTTGGTGTACAGCACCTGTACCATGGAGCCCCGGGAAAACGAAGAGCAAGTGGATGCCTTCCTGGGGAACCACCCCGATTTCACGGCGGATCCGACGTTGTTGGAACGGTTCTCTGCCAAGGTCCGGGATCAAGCGCTTCACCGGGGAGCCGGTATTCAGATCCTGCCGCACCATTTTGAATCCGACGGATTTTTTATTGCACGCATGGTGAAAAAAGGATAA
- a CDS encoding spore germination protein: MRKRRQRKKREVLEQHSREQVEKKANDTPVFVELEKNTHWMAEIMGDSSDVVTRLFTIQYAPDRKAAVIYLDGMCDTRKIEEQLLRPLMLQGERIDTKTDLWKIVEESLVQIGEISKESDMKGILVGLLNGDAILFVDGYAEGMVISAKGWAQRGVDEPRAEAVVRGSREGFTETLRVNTAMIRRRLKDPNFRLKDMNVGERTHTNLAIAYVEGVTDPGIVDEVKKRIEEIQLDGILESGYIEEMIRDATWSPFPTLQNTERPDTVVSHLLEGKVAILVDGTPHVLIAPAVFSQFYYSPEDYYEGYLIGSFLRLLRLLSFIIALLLPALYIAFISFHPEMIPTKLAIAMAAGRATVPFPSIVEALVMETAVEILREASIRLPGPIGPTIGIVGALVIGDAAVTAGLVSPLMVIVVGLTTISSYANPSYSAAISIRLLRFPLMIASSIMGLYGIMLSLMLLLLHLIKIRSFGLPYLAPFSPLHLSDLKDTLIRIPWPFMKKRPTLYRPKDQRREVEGKIR; this comes from the coding sequence ATGCGAAAACGACGACAACGGAAAAAGCGGGAAGTACTGGAACAGCACTCCCGGGAGCAAGTGGAGAAAAAGGCGAACGATACCCCTGTCTTCGTGGAGTTGGAGAAAAACACTCACTGGATGGCTGAAATAATGGGAGACAGCAGTGATGTGGTCACCCGCTTATTTACGATTCAATATGCCCCTGATCGGAAAGCCGCCGTGATCTACCTGGACGGGATGTGCGACACCCGGAAGATCGAGGAACAACTCTTACGCCCTCTTATGCTGCAGGGGGAACGAATCGACACCAAGACCGATTTATGGAAAATAGTAGAAGAAAGTCTGGTCCAAATCGGCGAGATATCCAAGGAATCGGACATGAAAGGCATACTAGTCGGTTTGCTTAACGGGGACGCCATTCTGTTCGTGGACGGTTACGCGGAAGGGATGGTGATCAGCGCAAAAGGCTGGGCTCAGCGCGGAGTGGACGAACCGCGGGCGGAAGCGGTGGTCCGCGGTTCCCGGGAGGGATTCACCGAAACGCTGCGGGTAAACACAGCCATGATCCGGCGCCGTTTAAAAGATCCGAACTTCCGTCTCAAGGATATGAATGTGGGAGAACGTACCCACACCAATCTCGCCATCGCTTATGTGGAGGGGGTAACCGATCCGGGGATCGTCGATGAGGTGAAGAAAAGGATCGAGGAGATTCAGTTGGACGGCATACTGGAAAGCGGATATATCGAAGAAATGATCCGCGATGCCACCTGGTCCCCCTTTCCTACCCTCCAAAACACGGAACGTCCGGACACCGTGGTTTCCCATCTGTTGGAGGGGAAAGTGGCCATTCTGGTGGACGGCACTCCCCACGTCCTGATTGCCCCGGCTGTGTTTTCACAGTTTTATTACAGTCCCGAGGATTATTACGAAGGGTATCTGATCGGGTCTTTTTTACGTTTGTTGCGCTTGTTGAGTTTTATTATTGCGCTGTTGTTGCCGGCACTCTACATTGCGTTTATCTCTTTCCATCCGGAGATGATTCCGACGAAGTTGGCGATTGCCATGGCCGCAGGAAGGGCGACCGTTCCGTTTCCCTCCATTGTCGAAGCCTTGGTGATGGAGACCGCTGTGGAAATTTTACGGGAGGCCAGTATCCGGCTGCCGGGTCCCATCGGTCCCACCATCGGGATCGTGGGTGCCCTCGTGATCGGCGATGCGGCGGTGACGGCGGGATTGGTATCGCCGCTGATGGTGATCGTGGTGGGTTTGACCACCATCAGTTCCTACGCCAACCCCAGCTACAGCGCCGCTATCTCCATTCGCCTGCTCCGGTTCCCCCTGATGATTGCATCGTCCATCATGGGATTGTACGGGATTATGCTATCGCTGATGCTGTTGTTGCTCCATTTGATCAAAATCCGTTCCTTCGGCCTTCCCTATCTGGCTCCGTTTTCTCCGTTACACTTGTCCGACCTGAAAGACACCTTGATTCGCATCCCTTGGCCCTTTATGAAAAAAAGGCCGACATTGTACCGTCCCAAAGACCAACGGCGTGAGGTGGAGGGAAAAATCCGATGA